In Cicer arietinum cultivar CDC Frontier isolate Library 1 chromosome 1, Cicar.CDCFrontier_v2.0, whole genome shotgun sequence, one DNA window encodes the following:
- the LOC101502163 gene encoding uncharacterized protein isoform X1, with product MPQNQPSTPHQPHQTDTGLDKEISDSGTSGRRPDISLQVPPRPLGFGSTLRALSFKRKANVVIADGERSSLLNSDPKTAAESTNMASISEIVWSRCTSLPVRHGQNVLVSPTVSTPVSARTYTEQQQIKPPKDVKSKVSRSLSVPGRNLVIVRSVSFNIRSEQEQEDTNDDQITPVPVEVVDDEEIPEEEAVCRICLDVCDERNTFKMECSCKGDLTLVHEECLIKWFSTKGNKKCEVCGQEVQNLPVTLLRVSSSVQQRNRQLQDHRSLSSETLSAWQDFVVLVLISTICYFFFLEQLLLHDLKTQAIIISAPFAFTLGLLASVLAIVLAIKEYIWTYAALEFALMAVFVHLFYTWLHLAPIYSILLSSVLGFGVAMGINYMYIKYVTWRLQVTPDIP from the exons ATGCCACAAAATCAACCATCAACCCCTCATCAACCCCACCAG ACCGACACGGGGCTAGACAAAGAAATTTCGGATAGTGGAACCAGTGGGAGGCGTCCAGATATTTCACTTCAAGTTCCACCTAGACCTTTAGGGTTTGGCAGCACCTTGCGGGCTTTGAGCTTCAAAAGAAAAGCAAATGTAGTAATAGCAGATGGTGAAAGAAGCAGCCTCCTTAATTCAGACCCTAAGACAGCTGCAGAGAGTACTAATATGGCCTCCATATCTGAAATTGTATGGTCAAGATGTACCTCTCTTCCTGTTAGACATGGACAAAATGTGTTGGTGTCGCCTACAGTTTCTACGCCCGTGTCTGCAAGGACATATACTGAACAACAGCAGATTAAGCCACCT AAAGATGTTAAATCTAAGGTTTCAAGGTCCCTTTCTGTACCTGGACGAAATCTTGTTATTGTAAGATCTGTCTCTTTTAATATCCGCAGTGAACAGGAACAAGAAGATACAAATGATG ATCAAATAACTCCCGTGCCAGTAGAAGTTGTTGACGATGAAGAAATTCCAGAAGAGGAAGCAGTGTGTAGGATATGTCTTGATGTGTGCGACGAAAGAAATACATTTAAAATGGAATGCAGTTGCAAAGGTGACCTGACATTGGTACATGAAGAATGTTTAATCAAATGGTTCAGCACAAAAGGAAACAAGAAATGTGAGGTATGCGGACAAGAGGTTCAGAATTTACCTGTTACCTTGCTCCGTGTGTCCAGCTCTGTTCAACAAAGAAACAGACAGTTGCAGGATCATCGGAGCTTAAGTTCAGAAACATTAAG TGCTTGGCAAGACTTTGTGGTGCTTGTCCTAATAAGCACAATATGCTACTTTTTCTTTCTTGAACAGCTACTG CTTCATGATTTGAAGACTCAAGCTATCATTATTTCAGCACCTTTTGCCTTTACCTTGGGCCTCCTGGCATCTGTTTTAGCAATCGTTCTCG CAATAAAAGAGTATATATGGACATACGCTGCTCTTGAGTTTGCACTTATGGCTGTATTTGTGCATCTGTTTTATACTTGG TTGCATTTGGCGCCCATTTATTCGATACTTCTTTCATCAGTTTTGGGTTTTGGAGTTGCTATGGGAATCAACTATATGTATATCAAGTATGTGACATGGAGACTTCAGGTCACCCCTGATATCCCATGA
- the LOC101502163 gene encoding uncharacterized protein isoform X2, which produces MHAVVLLFRETDTGLDKEISDSGTSGRRPDISLQVPPRPLGFGSTLRALSFKRKANVVIADGERSSLLNSDPKTAAESTNMASISEIVWSRCTSLPVRHGQNVLVSPTVSTPVSARTYTEQQQIKPPKDVKSKVSRSLSVPGRNLVIVRSVSFNIRSEQEQEDTNDDQITPVPVEVVDDEEIPEEEAVCRICLDVCDERNTFKMECSCKGDLTLVHEECLIKWFSTKGNKKCEVCGQEVQNLPVTLLRVSSSVQQRNRQLQDHRSLSSETLSAWQDFVVLVLISTICYFFFLEQLLLHDLKTQAIIISAPFAFTLGLLASVLAIVLAIKEYIWTYAALEFALMAVFVHLFYTWLHLAPIYSILLSSVLGFGVAMGINYMYIKYVTWRLQVTPDIP; this is translated from the exons ATGCATGCGGTTGTTTTATTATTCAGGgag ACCGACACGGGGCTAGACAAAGAAATTTCGGATAGTGGAACCAGTGGGAGGCGTCCAGATATTTCACTTCAAGTTCCACCTAGACCTTTAGGGTTTGGCAGCACCTTGCGGGCTTTGAGCTTCAAAAGAAAAGCAAATGTAGTAATAGCAGATGGTGAAAGAAGCAGCCTCCTTAATTCAGACCCTAAGACAGCTGCAGAGAGTACTAATATGGCCTCCATATCTGAAATTGTATGGTCAAGATGTACCTCTCTTCCTGTTAGACATGGACAAAATGTGTTGGTGTCGCCTACAGTTTCTACGCCCGTGTCTGCAAGGACATATACTGAACAACAGCAGATTAAGCCACCT AAAGATGTTAAATCTAAGGTTTCAAGGTCCCTTTCTGTACCTGGACGAAATCTTGTTATTGTAAGATCTGTCTCTTTTAATATCCGCAGTGAACAGGAACAAGAAGATACAAATGATG ATCAAATAACTCCCGTGCCAGTAGAAGTTGTTGACGATGAAGAAATTCCAGAAGAGGAAGCAGTGTGTAGGATATGTCTTGATGTGTGCGACGAAAGAAATACATTTAAAATGGAATGCAGTTGCAAAGGTGACCTGACATTGGTACATGAAGAATGTTTAATCAAATGGTTCAGCACAAAAGGAAACAAGAAATGTGAGGTATGCGGACAAGAGGTTCAGAATTTACCTGTTACCTTGCTCCGTGTGTCCAGCTCTGTTCAACAAAGAAACAGACAGTTGCAGGATCATCGGAGCTTAAGTTCAGAAACATTAAG TGCTTGGCAAGACTTTGTGGTGCTTGTCCTAATAAGCACAATATGCTACTTTTTCTTTCTTGAACAGCTACTG CTTCATGATTTGAAGACTCAAGCTATCATTATTTCAGCACCTTTTGCCTTTACCTTGGGCCTCCTGGCATCTGTTTTAGCAATCGTTCTCG CAATAAAAGAGTATATATGGACATACGCTGCTCTTGAGTTTGCACTTATGGCTGTATTTGTGCATCTGTTTTATACTTGG TTGCATTTGGCGCCCATTTATTCGATACTTCTTTCATCAGTTTTGGGTTTTGGAGTTGCTATGGGAATCAACTATATGTATATCAAGTATGTGACATGGAGACTTCAGGTCACCCCTGATATCCCATGA
- the LOC101502163 gene encoding uncharacterized protein isoform X3 — MASISEIVWSRCTSLPVRHGQNVLVSPTVSTPVSARTYTEQQQIKPPKDVKSKVSRSLSVPGRNLVIVRSVSFNIRSEQEQEDTNDDQITPVPVEVVDDEEIPEEEAVCRICLDVCDERNTFKMECSCKGDLTLVHEECLIKWFSTKGNKKCEVCGQEVQNLPVTLLRVSSSVQQRNRQLQDHRSLSSETLSAWQDFVVLVLISTICYFFFLEQLLLHDLKTQAIIISAPFAFTLGLLASVLAIVLAIKEYIWTYAALEFALMAVFVHLFYTWLHLAPIYSILLSSVLGFGVAMGINYMYIKYVTWRLQVTPDIP, encoded by the exons ATGGCCTCCATATCTGAAATTGTATGGTCAAGATGTACCTCTCTTCCTGTTAGACATGGACAAAATGTGTTGGTGTCGCCTACAGTTTCTACGCCCGTGTCTGCAAGGACATATACTGAACAACAGCAGATTAAGCCACCT AAAGATGTTAAATCTAAGGTTTCAAGGTCCCTTTCTGTACCTGGACGAAATCTTGTTATTGTAAGATCTGTCTCTTTTAATATCCGCAGTGAACAGGAACAAGAAGATACAAATGATG ATCAAATAACTCCCGTGCCAGTAGAAGTTGTTGACGATGAAGAAATTCCAGAAGAGGAAGCAGTGTGTAGGATATGTCTTGATGTGTGCGACGAAAGAAATACATTTAAAATGGAATGCAGTTGCAAAGGTGACCTGACATTGGTACATGAAGAATGTTTAATCAAATGGTTCAGCACAAAAGGAAACAAGAAATGTGAGGTATGCGGACAAGAGGTTCAGAATTTACCTGTTACCTTGCTCCGTGTGTCCAGCTCTGTTCAACAAAGAAACAGACAGTTGCAGGATCATCGGAGCTTAAGTTCAGAAACATTAAG TGCTTGGCAAGACTTTGTGGTGCTTGTCCTAATAAGCACAATATGCTACTTTTTCTTTCTTGAACAGCTACTG CTTCATGATTTGAAGACTCAAGCTATCATTATTTCAGCACCTTTTGCCTTTACCTTGGGCCTCCTGGCATCTGTTTTAGCAATCGTTCTCG CAATAAAAGAGTATATATGGACATACGCTGCTCTTGAGTTTGCACTTATGGCTGTATTTGTGCATCTGTTTTATACTTGG TTGCATTTGGCGCCCATTTATTCGATACTTCTTTCATCAGTTTTGGGTTTTGGAGTTGCTATGGGAATCAACTATATGTATATCAAGTATGTGACATGGAGACTTCAGGTCACCCCTGATATCCCATGA